A genomic region of Pongo pygmaeus isolate AG05252 chromosome 7, NHGRI_mPonPyg2-v2.0_pri, whole genome shotgun sequence contains the following coding sequences:
- the C7H8orf76 gene encoding uncharacterized protein C8orf76 homolog: MDSGCWLFGGEFEDSVFEERPERRSGPPVSYCAKLCEPQWFYEETESSDDVEVLTLKKFKGDLAYRRQEYQKALQEYSSISEKLSSTNFAMKRDVQEGQARCLAHLGRHMEALEIAANLENKATNTDHLTTVLYLQLAICSSLQNLEKTIFCLQKLISLHPFNPWNWGKLAEAYLNLGPALSAALASSQKQHSFTSSDKTIKSFFPHSGKDCLLCFPETLPKSSLFSVEASSSNSQKNEKALTNIQNYMAEKRETVLIETQLKACASFIRTRLLLQFTQPQQTSFALERNLRTQQEIEDKMKGFSFKEDTLLLIAEVMGEDIPEKIKDEVHPEVKCVGSVALTALVTASSEEFEDKWFRKIKDHFCSFENQFHTEIQILA, from the exons ATGGATTCCGGGTGCTGGTTGTTTGGCGGCGAGTTCGAGGACTCGGTGTTCGAGGAGAGGCCAGAGCGGCGGTCAGGACCGCCCGTGTCCTACTGCGCCAAGCTCTGCGAGCCGCAG TGGttttatgaagaaacagaaagcagtGATGATGTTGAAGTGCTGACTCTCAAGAAATTCAAAGGAGACCTGGCCTACAGACGACAAGAGTATCAG AAAGCACTGCAGGAGTATTCCAGTATCTCTGAAAAATTGTCATCAACCAATTTTGCCATGAAAAGGGATGTCCAGGAAGGTCAGGCTCGGTGTCTGGCTCACCTGGGTAGGCATATGGAAGCGCTAGAGATTGCTGCAAACTTG gaAAATAAAGCAACAAACACAGACCATTTAACCACAGTACTCTACCTCCAGCTTGCTATTTGTTCAAGTTTGCAGAACTTGGAGAAAACAATTTTCTGCCTGCAGAAACTGATTTCTTTGCATCCTTTTAATCCTTGGAACTGGGGCAAATTGGCAGAGGCTTACCTGAATCTGGGGCCAGCTCTTTCAGCAGCACTTGCGTCATCTCAGAAACAGCACAGTTTCACCTCAAGTGACAAAACTATCAAATCCTTCTTTCCACACTCAGGAAAAGACTGTCTTTTGTGTTTTCCTGAAACCTTGCCTAAGAGCTCTCTATTTTCTGTGGAAGCGAGTAGCAGTAATAGccagaaaaatgagaaagctcTGACAAATATCCAAAACTATAtggcagaaaagagagaaacGGTGTTGATAGAGACTCAGCTGAAAGCATGTGCCTCTTTTATACGAACCAG GCTTCTGCTTCAGTTTACCCAACCTCAGCAAACATCGTTTGCTTTGGAGAGGAACTTAAGGACTCAGCAGGAaattgaagataaaatgaaaggGTTCAGCTTCAAAGAAGACACTTTGCTGTTGATAGCTGAG GTTATGGGAGAAGATatcccagaaaaaataaaagatgaagttCACCCAGAGGTGAAGTGTGTTGGCTCCGTAGCCCTGACTGCCTTGGTGACTGCATCCTCAGAAGAATTTGAAGACAAGTGGTTCAGAAAGATCAAAGACCATTTCTGTTCATTTGAAAATCAGTTCCATACAGAGATACAAATCTTGGCTTAG